A stretch of DNA from Sugiyamaella lignohabitans strain CBS 10342 chromosome B, complete sequence:
CGAGATATTTTTGGGCAGATACTCTGAGTTCGTTAATAGCACGGTCTCTCACCTTGGTATCCCTAGGATCGATCATAGCTAGAACAACATATTCAGCATGATCGAAAATGTCTTGAGCATTCATAGGGGTTAACTGAGGTACAAAAGATAACCAAATCTCCTTGATCCAGTTGGAAATATGCTGGTGATCACGAATGTCCTTGGGAGACGGGGCTACAAGCTCAATCCATTTAGCCGTTTCTGTATCAGAAACAGCGTATAGACTGGGAAAATGCTTGACACCAAGTTTGGTAGCCAGCTCAGTGGAGTTGGATTTATAAATACGACTGTAGTCGAGTGTGTTGAGGGCTACACGGCGCATTGCTTCAAAGTCCTCACTTACTGTAGTTTTATCATAGAAGTAAACAAAAGTAGCTTTATCTTTAGTTTCGTCCACAATGCTTCCAAGCTCTTGGAACGTGTTCACCGTAGCGAGATCTTTGGCCTCAGCTGCACCCTTGGCGAAATCTAGCAAATCAGAAAATCCCCTCAAAGAGTTATATGGAGTCTTAGTGGTTCCTGAAAAATGGAACAGTCCTGGTAAAGCATCTATACCAACGTCTTTGCACAGTTGTCTTTGGGTATCACAGTTAACCTCACCTACATTAATTTTGCCGCGAAGGGCGTGTGCCATTTCCATCCATGCAGGCTTCATATCATTACAGTGAGGGCATCGTGGAGAATAGAACTTAATAAACCAAGAATCGGTTGTGGCAGTCACTTTTCGGATGAATGAAGTGTGATCAAGCGGAACAGATATTCCTTCGGGATTTGGTGCCCCTTCTGGGAAGGTGGGTCCAGCGGGAGATCCTGTTTCTTTGACGCTACCTGGAAAAACGCTGTTAACAACAGCTGTACCCCCCGTATATTGAGGGAAAGCGCGAGATACCGACGATGTCGCCTTAACATTCCTGGCATCAGCGCCAGTAGCCGTGGCCTGAGTAGTCTTGCTGTAGGATAAACTGCTAGACTCTGGTGTATCCAAGAAGTTGTCTCGGGCAAATTTGACCAATGCCTCTGGGGTTCTGTCCCCATCCAAATACTGCTTGATGTTCTTTCCATTTCGAAATAATCTCAGATTAGGATAGCCACCAATATCTTGATCATTGCATAAATCACCCTGCTCTACACAGTCCACTTTTGCCATATGAAAGTCATAAAGCTCTTCgacatcttcttcttcattaaGGAGATCCCATGCTTTCGTCCAATCGGGGGCAAGGGCGATACAATGGGGACAGTATGGGGAAAAGAAGTCTACCCACCATGTACCGTTCTCAATAGTGCTCGTGAAATTTTGCTTACTCAGATACACGGGACTGTTTGGACCATCAACAGgcttcttgttcttttcagCTGGGGCTGCTGTGGTCAAAGATATCAACACACAAAATGTAACCACATATGCCATAAGTGGCTTCATCTTGAGTAATGCAATCATTCTCAGAACACCCTCCAGATAATTTCTTATATTCTTCTCACAGGTGGATTCCTAGTCAGTACTATCTGTATTTGAGTTGACACCCAAAATCTTTGATGCCGTTCTTAAAAATATCCACTCTCCTGTATGAACTTTAACTAAGCGGCTTCTGCAAAGTACGAACAGTCTATGAAGCCTTCCGCAAAATTAGCTCTCTTCCAAACGGGCTGTGATAAAGTGGTACTCGTTATCGTCAAATACGTATCAAGCCTAAGACTTGAATTTTTTCAGAGGCTGACACGATCCGATTATGTGACAACTCTAGTCTTCTAACAATGT
This window harbors:
- the EPS1 gene encoding protein disulfide isomerase EPS1 (ER protein with chaperone and co-chaperone activity; involved in retention of resident ER proteins; has a role in recognizing proteins targeted for ER-associated degradation (ERAD), member of the protein disulfide isomerase family; GO_component: GO:0005783 - endoplasmic reticulum [Evidence IEA]; GO_component: GO:0005789 - endoplasmic reticulum membrane [Evidence IEA]; GO_component: GO:0005789 - endoplasmic reticulum membrane [Evidence IDA] [PMID 10545109]; GO_component: GO:0016021 - integral component of membrane [Evidence IEA]; GO_component: GO:0016020 - membrane [Evidence IEA]; GO_function: GO:0016853 - isomerase activity [Evidence IEA]; GO_function: GO:0005515 - protein binding [Evidence IPI] [PMID 16002399]; GO_function: GO:0003756 - protein disulfide isomerase activity [Evidence IEA]; GO_function: GO:0003756 - protein disulfide isomerase activity [Evidence IMP,ISS] [PMID 11157982]; GO_function: GO:0019153 - protein-disulfide reductase (glutathione) activity [Evidence IDA] [PMID 16002399]; GO_function: GO:0051082 - unfolded protein binding [Evidence IDA] [PMID 16002399]; GO_process: GO:0030433 - ER-associated ubiquitin-dependent protein catabolic process [Evidence IMP] [PMID 12881414]; GO_process: GO:0045454 - cell redox homeostasis [Evidence IEA]; GO_process: GO:0006457 - protein folding [Evidence IEA]; GO_process: GO:0006621 - protein retention in ER lumen [Evidence IMP] [PMID 10545109]), giving the protein MIALLKMKPLMAYVVTFCVLISLTTAAPAEKNKKPVDGPNSPVYLSKQNFTSTIENGTWWVDFFSPYCPHCIALAPDWTKAWDLLNEEEDVEELYDFHMAKVDCVEQGDLCNDQDIGGYPNLRLFRNGKNIKQYLDGDRTPEALVKFARDNFLDTPESSSLSYSKTTQATATGADARNVKATSSVSRAFPQYTGGTAVVNSVFPGSVKETGSPAGPTFPEGAPNPEGISVPLDHTSFIRKVTATTDSWFIKFYSPRCPHCNDMKPAWMEMAHALRGKINVGEVNCDTQRQLCKDVGIDALPGLFHFSGTTKTPYNSLRGFSDLLDFAKGAAEAKDLATVNTFQELGSIVDETKDKATFVYFYDKTTVSEDFEAMRRVALNTLDYSRIYKSNSTELATKLGVKHFPSLYAVSDTETAKWIELVAPSPKDIRDHQHISNWIKEIWLSFVPQLTPMNAQDIFDHAEYVVLAMIDPRDTKVRDRAINELRVSAQKYLDDVKKETLEELMDLRAKKQLKIDEAADRDDKKAEDHAKGIKVKVTPKPVVGFAWIDSVFWNRYLRTKYGISTDRIGKPTVIINDKTGSRYWDTNLSGQPIEASRSIIIETLEAILESPQKIRPKVVITGVSSFIWFVRLKISQHWFASSALVVALFIYVAKKRQGHTGELYLPLHHNRHQPTTGKLD